Proteins from a genomic interval of uncultured Desulfuromusa sp.:
- the glnD gene encoding [protein-PII] uridylyltransferase — protein sequence MNTDIAASAHEFFSTHITDNVADYDTSRDSLLTASRSFLDSHLQKIHNLNDQGASGSQVVNELTAVFDQLNQSLYAAVSADLSKEALAGCALIALGGYGRAEMNPRSDLDLMFFYEPSGQEAARIISDRMLYLLWDLRLDVGYSVRSSESCLEESQDSTVRSALLDARFITGSSKLFDVFRSTVSRPMLNKEPQKFIKLKLEERTERKKKYGSSVYVLEPNLKEGEGGLRELQEALWIARVKFKSNGLKELLMKGVATEQDLQEYAGALDYLWKIRNFLHFKGQRKSDQLTFDLQQQLAVAFGYKDNRRASAVEQFMQEYYAHAIKVEHLSTKLILNATQPSSPPRKGVFKFLAKRNLEDGFYIIRGELRAKADQELLDDPALMMVAFELAQKHEVSLCLELKQLIRDNLHLINDKVRRSSRINRSFMNILRHPKGISAILRKMHHLQFLSAFIPEYEKIYCRVQFDLYHIYTVDIHTLFAIKEMENLWAGDYAKEHPLLTEVAHNIEKRELLLLAILFHDIGKGSGKDHSIRGAEMIPTIARRLRLNREDSQRLQFLVLHHLKMAHISQRRDLQDLKMVAQFAQLMGMSETLRMLYLLTFADIKAVGPDVWTEWKGSLLRELYEKSYDALEKNEFYQEKRSEKVRNRKRKIRKALLEDFPESKVNRVINSLNTRYLMSYRSTEIVPHLRLALSRGKKTLVMQVEHKHELNYTEVTLATIDSPGLFSQIAGVLAAHSINILGAQIHTRKTGAVLDVLQVNSAIGDVVDKPQKWVRVEADLSKVISGRIFVEDLFDKNPKPDYLNVSTGRSRRSNKVEIDNEVSDRYTVIDIFAQDKVGLLYDITRTLNQLGLYIAVSKISTKVDQAADVFYVCDIFGQKITDPVKLEEIRSTMLTGLK from the coding sequence ATGAATACGGATATTGCCGCCTCAGCTCACGAGTTTTTTTCAACCCACATCACCGACAACGTAGCTGATTATGATACGTCTCGAGATTCTCTTCTAACGGCTTCACGCTCGTTTTTAGACTCCCATTTACAAAAAATTCATAATCTGAACGACCAGGGAGCGTCGGGGAGTCAGGTTGTGAATGAATTAACGGCTGTTTTTGATCAACTTAATCAGAGTCTTTATGCCGCCGTTTCTGCTGATCTGAGTAAAGAAGCTCTTGCGGGGTGTGCGTTGATCGCCCTTGGTGGTTATGGTCGTGCTGAAATGAACCCCCGCTCAGATCTTGATTTGATGTTTTTTTATGAACCTTCGGGGCAAGAGGCTGCAAGGATTATTTCTGACAGAATGCTTTACTTGCTTTGGGATTTACGTTTGGACGTTGGTTACAGTGTCCGGTCAAGTGAATCTTGTTTAGAGGAGTCTCAAGATAGCACTGTCAGATCAGCATTGTTGGATGCACGATTTATTACGGGGAGCTCAAAACTGTTTGATGTCTTTCGTTCGACTGTCAGTCGCCCGATGTTAAATAAAGAACCACAAAAGTTTATCAAGCTTAAGTTGGAAGAGCGGACCGAGCGGAAAAAAAAATACGGTTCTTCCGTTTATGTTCTTGAGCCGAATTTGAAAGAAGGTGAGGGGGGGCTCAGAGAGCTACAAGAGGCTCTATGGATTGCACGGGTAAAGTTTAAATCCAACGGTCTTAAAGAACTGCTAATGAAAGGTGTCGCGACTGAACAGGATCTTCAGGAATATGCCGGTGCTCTTGATTATCTCTGGAAAATACGCAACTTTCTTCACTTTAAAGGACAGCGTAAGAGTGATCAGCTGACTTTTGATCTCCAGCAACAGTTGGCAGTTGCTTTTGGGTATAAAGATAATCGTCGGGCTTCAGCTGTTGAACAGTTTATGCAGGAATATTATGCCCATGCCATCAAGGTGGAGCATCTGTCAACAAAGTTGATTTTGAATGCGACTCAACCCTCATCCCCACCCAGAAAGGGTGTTTTCAAATTTCTCGCGAAAAGAAATCTTGAAGACGGTTTTTATATTATCCGTGGTGAGCTCCGTGCCAAAGCAGATCAGGAATTGTTGGATGACCCGGCCCTGATGATGGTGGCTTTTGAGCTGGCACAAAAACACGAGGTGTCATTATGCCTTGAGCTTAAACAGTTGATCAGAGATAATTTGCACCTGATTAATGACAAGGTCCGCAGATCCAGCCGCATCAATCGTTCCTTTATGAATATTTTGCGTCATCCGAAGGGAATCAGTGCAATTTTGCGCAAAATGCATCATCTGCAATTTTTAAGTGCTTTTATCCCTGAATATGAAAAAATCTATTGCCGGGTTCAATTTGATTTGTACCATATCTATACAGTCGACATTCATACCTTGTTCGCCATAAAAGAGATGGAAAATCTCTGGGCCGGTGATTACGCTAAGGAGCATCCTTTATTGACCGAAGTTGCTCATAATATTGAAAAGCGTGAGCTGCTATTGTTGGCGATTCTGTTTCATGATATCGGCAAAGGCAGTGGTAAGGATCATAGTATCCGTGGTGCTGAAATGATTCCGACGATAGCGCGTCGACTCCGTTTAAACCGTGAAGATAGCCAGAGATTGCAGTTCCTTGTCCTTCATCACCTGAAGATGGCCCATATCTCCCAGCGTCGCGATTTGCAGGATCTTAAGATGGTTGCTCAATTCGCGCAGTTAATGGGTATGAGTGAAACCTTGCGGATGCTTTATTTGCTCACCTTTGCGGATATAAAAGCAGTGGGTCCGGACGTCTGGACAGAATGGAAGGGGAGCCTGCTGCGTGAACTCTATGAAAAGTCTTATGACGCTTTAGAGAAAAATGAATTTTATCAGGAGAAGCGTTCTGAAAAAGTACGGAACAGAAAACGCAAGATCCGCAAAGCTCTTCTGGAAGATTTCCCGGAGAGTAAGGTTAACAGAGTTATAAACAGCCTGAATACGCGCTATTTGATGAGCTATCGTTCCACGGAGATTGTCCCCCATTTGCGTTTGGCTCTCAGCCGGGGCAAAAAAACCCTTGTCATGCAGGTTGAACATAAACATGAACTCAATTATACGGAAGTGACATTGGCCACGATTGACAGCCCGGGTCTTTTTTCTCAAATTGCCGGAGTTCTTGCGGCCCATTCGATCAATATTCTTGGAGCACAAATTCATACTAGAAAAACGGGGGCGGTTCTTGACGTTCTTCAGGTGAATAGTGCCATTGGAGATGTTGTGGACAAACCGCAAAAATGGGTCCGCGTTGAGGCTGATTTAAGCAAGGTGATTTCAGGGCGGATTTTTGTCGAAGACCTATTCGATAAAAACCCAAAACCGGATTATCTGAATGTATCCACTGGCCGCTCCCGGAGGTCGAATAAGGTCGAAATAGATAATGAAGTATCTGACCGCTATACCGTTATTGATATATTTGCCCAAGACAAGGTTGGACTACTTTACGATATCACCCGGACTTTAAATCAACTGGGGCTGTATATTGCGGTTTCCAAGATTTCCACCAAGGTGGATCAGGCCGCAGACGTTTTTTATGTTTGTGATATCTTTGGGCAGAAAATTACCGACCCGGTCAAATTGGAAGAGATCCGTTCGACAATGTTGACAGGGCTTAAATAA
- a CDS encoding cation diffusion facilitator family transporter, producing MFQKANPKVKAAAFSICGALTLAIIKLVVALLSGSMAVMASAIDSLLDILMSGVNFMAIRHAEQPPDQSHPFGHGKFETLATFFQALVISISGGWIIYESVVRLNQNKLLDNINQGIGVLAFSAIVSWFIASYLSKIAKQTDSSALEADSLHFRMDIYSNLGLMAGLLMVRWFNIHWLDPALSILVASYILHEALQLIKRSLTDILDHELPEEIQKQVHQLISSHEGPLAGYHGLRTRRAGSLKIMDFHLEVCKDMTVAEAHKLSESLEKKIEREISGADVIIHIEPCAVDSCPGEENCKIGKSRVPERFLDIKD from the coding sequence GTGTTTCAAAAAGCTAACCCCAAAGTCAAAGCTGCTGCATTTTCTATCTGTGGCGCTTTAACTCTTGCGATCATAAAATTGGTCGTGGCACTGCTGAGTGGCTCTATGGCTGTTATGGCATCGGCCATTGATTCTCTGTTGGACATCTTGATGTCAGGGGTTAACTTCATGGCAATCCGCCATGCAGAACAACCTCCCGACCAATCTCATCCATTCGGTCATGGTAAGTTTGAAACCCTGGCAACGTTTTTTCAAGCTTTGGTTATCAGTATCTCCGGAGGCTGGATTATCTATGAATCTGTCGTTCGGTTAAATCAAAATAAACTCCTTGATAATATTAATCAGGGAATCGGAGTTCTCGCCTTCAGCGCAATCGTTTCCTGGTTCATAGCGAGCTATTTAAGTAAAATCGCCAAGCAAACCGATTCTTCAGCATTAGAAGCAGACTCCCTTCACTTTCGCATGGATATTTACAGTAATCTCGGCTTAATGGCCGGGCTACTTATGGTGCGCTGGTTTAATATTCACTGGCTTGATCCTGCCTTATCAATCCTGGTTGCTTCTTATATTCTCCATGAGGCATTGCAACTGATTAAACGCAGCCTCACTGATATTCTCGACCATGAACTTCCCGAAGAGATTCAGAAACAGGTCCATCAACTCATCAGCAGCCATGAAGGTCCACTAGCAGGCTATCATGGTTTACGAACCAGACGTGCAGGGTCATTAAAAATCATGGATTTCCACCTGGAAGTTTGTAAGGACATGACGGTGGCAGAAGCCCACAAATTATCTGAAAGCCTGGAAAAAAAGATCGAAAGGGAAATTTCCGGTGCAGACGTTATTATCCATATCGAGCCCTGTGCTGTTGATAGTTGTCCAGGAGAAGAAAACTGCAAGATTGGAAAAAGTAGAGTTCCGGAAAGGTTTCTTGATATTAAGGACTAG
- a CDS encoding zinc metalloprotease HtpX encodes MKLYGGQPLTRTQAPQLYRQLEQLAHRAELENSPSLYYLPMLQPNAMAVGTREESSIAISEGLLRILNERELAGVVAHEISHLRNDDIKVMRLADLISRLSSSLSLFGQILLLMNLPLLLFTDLNVNWLLVLVLIFAPQVSILAQLRLSRVREFNADLSAATLTGDPEGLAMALQKIERQANSFSRRVFSFSSVPDWLKTHPSTRERICRLMKLRGEEWQVPLWRVPLVYRPMPITKPVRVFSLNRYPRRQGRVIYRS; translated from the coding sequence ATGAAGCTATACGGAGGTCAACCGCTCACAAGGACACAAGCACCACAACTTTATCGACAGCTGGAACAACTGGCACACCGGGCTGAACTGGAAAATTCTCCATCCCTTTATTATCTGCCGATGCTGCAACCGAACGCGATGGCTGTTGGTACCCGAGAAGAGTCGAGCATTGCTATCTCCGAGGGATTACTGAGAATACTCAACGAACGTGAACTGGCTGGGGTTGTGGCTCACGAAATCAGCCATTTGCGTAACGACGATATCAAAGTCATGCGGCTTGCTGATTTGATCAGCCGCCTGAGCAGTAGCTTGTCACTGTTTGGTCAAATTTTGTTGCTGATGAACCTGCCATTGCTGCTGTTTACTGATCTGAATGTCAACTGGTTGCTGGTGTTGGTTCTTATTTTTGCGCCGCAGGTGAGCATTCTGGCGCAGTTAAGGCTTTCCCGGGTACGTGAATTTAACGCTGATTTGAGCGCTGCTACTTTGACTGGGGATCCCGAAGGTCTGGCCATGGCGCTGCAGAAAATTGAACGACAAGCTAACAGTTTTTCTCGGCGCGTGTTCTCCTTCTCTTCTGTACCAGACTGGCTGAAGACACACCCATCAACCCGGGAAAGAATTTGTCGATTGATGAAATTGAGAGGGGAAGAGTGGCAAGTGCCATTGTGGCGAGTACCGTTAGTTTATCGTCCCATGCCTATAACTAAACCAGTTAGGGTTTTCTCTTTGAATCGATATCCCCGCAGGCAAGGGAGAGTCATCTATCGGAGTTAA
- the dnaK gene encoding molecular chaperone DnaK, giving the protein MGKIIGIDLGTTNSCVSILEGGKPKVIENSEGARTTPSIVAYSADKEVLVGQTAKRQAVTNPENTLFAIKRLIGRRYDDPMVKKDEGMVPYQIVKAKNDDAWIKAGGKDLSPQEISAKILQKMKKTAEDYLGETVAEAVITVPAYFNDAQRQATKDAGKIAGLEVKRIINEPTAAALAFGLDKKGDQKIVVYDLGGGTFDISIIEIADVDGDQQFEVLATNGDTFLGGEDFDTTLIEFICDDFRKEQGIELRGDQMALQRLKEASEKAKIELSTTEQTDINLPFITADASGPKHLNMKISRARFEALVSELVDRTIAPCRQALKDAGLKASEIDSIILVGGQTRMPLVQKKVKDFFGKDPRRDVNPDEAVAIGAAIQGAVLGGSVNDVLLLDVTPLSLGIETLGGIMTKLIEKNTTIPAQASQVFSTAEDNQSAVTVHVLQGEREQAIYNKSLGQFNLEGINPAPRGVPQIEVKFDIDANGILNVSAKDNVTGKEQSVVIKASSGLSEAEIERMVQEAETHAEEDRRFHELISARNQAEAMVHTTKKTLESVGDQADTGEKSAIESMLKDLELAIKGDDKVEIETKSKALRDASAKLTEKLYAQPEATTQKSGHSGHQEDGVIDAEFCRCYQQKRQCRLSSLKLFGRQKGFTKCFAGPLSTSCSGSVTVGKTACRPFFCSVFSVVTRCCSAG; this is encoded by the coding sequence ATGGGAAAAATTATTGGTATTGATTTAGGTACCACGAATTCCTGTGTTTCAATTTTGGAAGGTGGCAAACCAAAGGTTATCGAGAATAGCGAGGGAGCAAGAACAACCCCGTCAATCGTTGCTTATTCAGCTGACAAAGAGGTTCTTGTTGGACAAACAGCAAAACGACAAGCGGTCACTAACCCGGAAAACACACTTTTTGCCATCAAGCGTTTAATTGGTCGTCGATATGACGATCCGATGGTTAAAAAAGATGAGGGGATGGTTCCTTATCAGATCGTAAAAGCAAAGAACGATGATGCCTGGATCAAAGCAGGTGGCAAAGATCTGTCTCCACAGGAAATTTCAGCCAAAATTCTGCAGAAAATGAAAAAAACAGCTGAGGACTATCTTGGCGAGACTGTTGCGGAGGCTGTCATCACTGTTCCAGCATACTTCAACGATGCGCAACGTCAGGCGACCAAAGATGCCGGCAAGATTGCCGGCTTGGAGGTCAAGCGGATCATCAACGAACCGACGGCAGCTGCGCTGGCTTTCGGATTGGATAAAAAGGGTGACCAAAAAATTGTGGTTTATGACCTGGGTGGCGGAACTTTTGATATATCGATTATTGAGATTGCTGATGTTGATGGCGATCAGCAGTTTGAGGTATTGGCCACCAATGGTGACACCTTTCTTGGTGGTGAAGACTTTGATACCACACTGATTGAATTCATCTGTGATGATTTCAGGAAAGAACAGGGCATTGAACTACGTGGCGACCAAATGGCCCTGCAGAGGCTCAAAGAAGCTTCAGAAAAGGCAAAGATCGAGTTGTCTACCACCGAGCAGACAGATATCAATCTTCCCTTTATCACTGCCGATGCAAGTGGTCCCAAACATCTCAATATGAAGATCAGTCGGGCTCGCTTTGAAGCACTGGTCAGTGAACTGGTTGACCGAACTATTGCTCCTTGCAGACAGGCGCTCAAGGATGCGGGTTTGAAGGCCAGCGAAATTGACAGCATTATCCTGGTCGGCGGACAAACCCGGATGCCACTGGTGCAGAAGAAGGTCAAGGATTTCTTCGGCAAGGATCCACGAAGGGACGTCAATCCGGACGAAGCGGTGGCGATAGGTGCCGCCATTCAGGGGGCCGTACTCGGTGGAAGCGTCAACGACGTGCTGCTGCTTGATGTGACTCCGCTGTCACTTGGTATCGAAACCCTTGGTGGCATAATGACCAAACTGATCGAGAAGAATACCACTATTCCGGCACAAGCCAGCCAAGTCTTTTCGACGGCCGAAGACAACCAATCAGCGGTCACTGTGCATGTGCTGCAAGGAGAGCGGGAACAAGCTATCTACAATAAATCGCTTGGCCAGTTTAACCTGGAAGGGATTAATCCGGCACCGCGAGGTGTGCCGCAGATTGAAGTCAAGTTCGATATCGATGCCAACGGTATTCTCAATGTTTCAGCTAAAGACAACGTTACCGGTAAAGAGCAATCGGTGGTTATCAAAGCGTCCAGCGGTCTCAGCGAAGCTGAGATCGAACGCATGGTTCAGGAAGCAGAAACCCATGCTGAAGAAGACCGTCGTTTCCATGAACTGATCAGTGCCCGAAACCAGGCCGAGGCAATGGTGCACACCACCAAAAAGACCTTGGAGAGCGTTGGAGACCAGGCTGATACCGGTGAAAAATCCGCGATTGAGTCTATGCTCAAAGATCTGGAATTAGCGATCAAAGGGGATGACAAGGTCGAGATAGAAACAAAAAGCAAAGCTTTGAGAGATGCTTCTGCCAAACTGACAGAAAAGCTCTATGCACAACCAGAAGCTACCACTCAGAAATCGGGGCACAGTGGGCATCAGGAGGATGGCGTGATTGATGCCGAATTTTGTAGATGTTACCAACAGAAAAGGCAATGCCGCCTGAGCAGCTTAAAGCTGTTCGGGCGACAGAAAGGATTTACCAAATGTTTCGCAGGTCCCCTATCAACCAGTTGCAGTGGCTCCGTCACCGTTGGCAAAACCGCCTGCAGACCGTTTTTCTGCTCGGTTTTCTCGGTTGTTACACGGTGTTGCTCGGCTGGTTGA
- the mutS gene encoding DNA mismatch repair protein MutS codes for MSTTTPVMRQYLEIKADYEDAILFFRLGDFYEMFMEDAVLASRVLGITLTSRNKGVADAVPLCGIPYHSSQGYISKLIAAGHKVAICEQVEDPKTSKGIVKREVVRVVTPGLVTDTETLEPKENNYLLSIAKSQNAYGIAHIDITTGEFRVTQVETLQQIESELGSLRPREVLFSDSESSRELKQQIGSSLDDVMCSFLPEWVCEEDYAQEQLCAFFKVSGLQSFGCHDLKAAQKAASAVLYYLQQTQKDELRHIRTLQTYHTQNFMVLDDSTRRNLELTATLQDGKKRGSLLGVLDRTMTAMGGRTLRHWIHYPLVDQSRIMQRQQAVAELVDNSLQRLELIEALDGVYDLERLNSKIAMASANAKDLVALRSSLGKLPRFEDLLNPLQSEYLIHLRQKMDLLPELVSLLDQAIIDDPPFVLRDGGIIKDGFNEELDELRTISRDGKSWIVALEQQERERTGIPSLKVKYNKVFGYFIEVTHRNLDRVPEEYHRKQTLTNAERFITPQLKEYEDKILGAEDRMVELEYNLFQQIRLKAAAEGRRIQQSADILATLDALLSLADLAHERNYVCPVIDESGAIDIEGGRHPVVEGMPLKEAFVPNDVELDTEKNQLLVITGPNMAGKSTFMRQVALITLMAQLGSFVPAEKARIGVVDRIFTRVGASDNLAKGESTFMVEMNETANILHHATQRSLIILDEIGRGTSTFDGVSIAWAVAEFLHDNTKIAAKTLFATHYHELTDLTLTRERIKNYNVAVKEWNDQIIFLRKIIPGSASRSYGIQVGRLAGLPDVVISRAKEILHNLEAGEFVRSGEPRLGEGKNKLKKQKVAQMSLFHAEQEDDIRKRLESIDVSSTTPIEALTLLDELKKML; via the coding sequence ATGTCAACAACAACACCGGTAATGCGCCAGTATCTGGAAATTAAAGCAGACTATGAAGATGCCATTCTGTTTTTCCGTCTGGGTGATTTCTATGAAATGTTCATGGAGGATGCTGTCCTTGCTTCCCGTGTTCTGGGGATTACATTAACATCCAGAAATAAGGGGGTCGCAGATGCCGTTCCCCTGTGTGGCATTCCCTACCATAGCAGCCAGGGATATATTTCCAAACTGATAGCTGCAGGTCACAAGGTCGCTATTTGTGAACAGGTGGAAGATCCAAAAACGTCTAAGGGCATTGTAAAACGTGAAGTCGTGCGGGTTGTGACTCCTGGATTGGTGACGGACACAGAGACCTTGGAGCCCAAAGAGAACAACTATCTTCTCTCTATTGCAAAGAGCCAAAACGCTTATGGTATAGCTCATATTGATATTACCACCGGAGAGTTTCGGGTGACTCAGGTTGAAACTCTGCAGCAAATCGAAAGCGAGTTGGGTTCTCTGCGTCCTCGAGAAGTTCTTTTCAGCGATTCAGAAAGCAGCCGAGAATTAAAGCAACAGATTGGTTCTTCTCTTGATGATGTTATGTGCAGTTTCTTGCCGGAGTGGGTCTGTGAGGAGGATTATGCGCAGGAACAGCTATGTGCTTTTTTTAAGGTTTCCGGTCTGCAATCTTTTGGTTGTCATGACTTGAAAGCGGCTCAGAAGGCAGCTTCAGCGGTCCTTTACTACTTACAACAGACCCAGAAAGATGAACTCCGCCATATCAGAACGTTGCAAACCTACCATACTCAAAATTTTATGGTTCTGGACGATTCTACCCGGAGAAATCTAGAGCTTACCGCAACATTGCAGGATGGCAAAAAACGAGGCTCATTGCTGGGAGTTCTGGATCGCACGATGACTGCAATGGGGGGGCGAACTCTGCGGCACTGGATTCACTATCCTCTGGTTGATCAGTCCCGGATTATGCAACGTCAGCAAGCTGTTGCAGAGTTGGTTGACAATAGTTTGCAACGGTTAGAGCTCATCGAGGCCCTTGATGGGGTCTACGATTTGGAGCGGCTGAACAGTAAAATCGCTATGGCAAGCGCAAATGCAAAAGACCTGGTGGCGTTGCGATCTTCCCTTGGAAAACTCCCCCGTTTTGAAGATCTTCTCAATCCGTTACAAAGTGAATATTTGATCCATCTGCGTCAAAAGATGGACCTTTTGCCTGAGCTTGTCTCTTTACTCGATCAAGCGATCATCGATGATCCTCCATTTGTTTTGCGCGATGGTGGCATTATAAAAGATGGCTTCAATGAAGAGCTTGATGAATTAAGAACGATCAGTCGTGACGGGAAAAGCTGGATTGTTGCTCTGGAACAACAGGAGCGGGAGAGAACTGGAATTCCATCCCTGAAAGTCAAATATAATAAGGTTTTTGGCTATTTCATTGAAGTGACACATCGAAATCTGGACCGTGTTCCTGAAGAATACCATCGCAAACAGACTTTGACCAATGCTGAACGTTTTATTACTCCACAGTTAAAAGAATATGAAGACAAAATTCTGGGAGCTGAAGATCGTATGGTGGAGCTGGAATATAATCTATTTCAGCAGATAAGACTCAAGGCTGCCGCTGAAGGACGACGCATCCAACAGAGTGCGGATATTCTGGCAACACTCGATGCCTTACTTTCTCTCGCTGACCTTGCTCATGAGCGCAACTATGTGTGCCCGGTTATTGATGAGTCCGGTGCGATAGACATTGAAGGTGGTCGTCATCCTGTCGTTGAAGGAATGCCTCTTAAGGAGGCTTTTGTTCCTAATGATGTTGAGCTGGATACTGAAAAAAATCAGTTACTGGTGATTACTGGTCCCAACATGGCCGGTAAATCAACTTTTATGCGCCAGGTTGCCCTGATTACCCTGATGGCACAATTAGGAAGTTTTGTTCCTGCGGAAAAAGCACGAATAGGGGTTGTTGACCGGATCTTTACTCGAGTTGGCGCAAGTGATAACCTTGCAAAAGGTGAGTCGACATTCATGGTGGAGATGAACGAAACGGCAAATATTCTGCATCATGCAACACAAAGGAGTCTGATTATTCTGGATGAAATTGGTCGAGGCACTTCTACTTTTGATGGTGTGAGTATTGCCTGGGCGGTTGCAGAATTTCTCCATGACAACACGAAAATTGCTGCAAAAACTTTGTTTGCAACGCATTATCATGAATTGACCGACTTGACGCTGACTCGGGAACGAATCAAAAATTACAATGTTGCTGTCAAGGAATGGAATGATCAAATTATTTTTTTGCGGAAAATAATTCCCGGAAGTGCCAGTCGTTCTTATGGGATCCAGGTTGGCCGTCTGGCTGGATTGCCGGATGTTGTTATCAGTCGAGCCAAAGAAATTCTGCATAATCTTGAAGCCGGAGAATTTGTCCGTTCTGGTGAGCCACGACTGGGTGAGGGTAAAAATAAACTTAAAAAACAGAAGGTTGCCCAAATGTCTCTGTTTCATGCGGAACAGGAAGATGACATTCGCAAGCGTCTGGAATCAATCGATGTCAGCAGCACTACCCCGATTGAAGCATTGACCTTGCTTGATGAACTTAAAAAGATGCTTTGA
- a CDS encoding N-acetylmuramoyl-L-alanine amidase — translation MKYRNAFIFIILLLLLAILPCSVFAESYSALRQEYQKLMQSSQLQRQRNNWDKLIAGFDRFVVQQPQNKDIDRALFLKARLWDGLSRASGSSKDALEAIDQYKVMAERFPDSRLADDALFLAAQIAENKLKNKSSAYRLYQQLIVQMPKGDMVAEAQKRIAKLPAPKVQQPVVAEVGHADYRMVGDAPRLVKIRYWSGPEYTRVVLDLSAPVVAKPNYLKGENPRLYFDLLYTKVVNGLPATIAIGNGLVRQVRASQFDEQRTRVVLDLNRVAEYKLVTLENPHRLVIDIKGQPAGVALSTQPPGRQDAPIAADDSIASILNSSSDRQVAVHIPREEHDEGIRLVVVDAGHGGRDPGAIGPNNTYEKDVTLAMAKVLAKRLRQQLGVKVLLTRSDDRYLKLRERTEYANQVGADLFISLHANATANGKASGIETYFLNLSKNNQAAEVAARENGTSLQEVGNLEAILFDLMANAKINESSRLAAEVQQSLVSGLRSHYSRVKDHGVKQGPFHVLLGATMPSVLIEAGFISNSRDEKRLASANYQKHVASAIVAGVESYSSTIGQVAKR, via the coding sequence ATGAAATACAGAAATGCTTTTATTTTTATAATCCTATTGCTCTTGTTGGCGATTTTACCGTGCAGTGTCTTTGCGGAAAGTTATTCTGCTTTGCGACAGGAGTATCAGAAGCTGATGCAGTCTTCGCAGTTGCAGCGGCAACGCAATAACTGGGACAAACTGATTGCCGGATTTGATCGCTTCGTTGTTCAGCAACCGCAGAATAAAGATATTGACAGAGCCCTGTTTCTCAAAGCGCGACTTTGGGATGGTCTTTCCCGTGCATCGGGGAGTAGCAAGGATGCGCTGGAGGCTATTGATCAATATAAGGTTATGGCCGAGCGATTCCCCGACAGCCGGCTTGCGGATGATGCTTTATTTCTTGCCGCACAGATTGCGGAAAACAAACTCAAAAATAAATCTTCAGCGTATCGTCTTTATCAGCAACTGATTGTACAGATGCCCAAAGGTGACATGGTCGCTGAAGCTCAAAAGCGGATTGCTAAATTACCTGCACCAAAAGTCCAACAGCCTGTTGTTGCCGAGGTCGGTCACGCTGACTACCGGATGGTTGGCGATGCTCCCCGACTGGTAAAAATTCGTTATTGGAGTGGTCCCGAATATACCCGGGTTGTTCTTGATCTCAGCGCTCCCGTCGTTGCAAAACCAAACTACCTCAAAGGTGAGAACCCGCGTCTTTACTTTGATCTCCTTTATACCAAGGTCGTCAATGGTCTGCCTGCAACCATCGCCATAGGTAACGGGTTGGTGCGTCAAGTACGAGCGAGTCAGTTCGATGAACAACGCACCAGGGTTGTTCTTGATTTGAATCGAGTGGCCGAATATAAGTTGGTAACCCTTGAAAATCCACATCGTCTGGTGATTGACATTAAAGGGCAACCAGCCGGAGTGGCATTAAGCACACAGCCTCCGGGAAGGCAGGATGCTCCCATTGCAGCAGATGATTCAATCGCCTCAATTCTCAATAGTTCATCAGACCGGCAAGTTGCAGTTCATATCCCACGGGAAGAACATGATGAGGGTATCCGTCTGGTTGTTGTTGATGCCGGACACGGTGGTCGGGATCCTGGTGCGATCGGGCCCAATAATACATATGAAAAAGATGTGACCCTGGCAATGGCAAAGGTCCTTGCCAAACGGTTACGGCAACAACTGGGAGTTAAGGTTCTGCTGACGCGTTCTGATGACCGTTATCTGAAACTGCGTGAAAGAACAGAATATGCGAATCAGGTTGGAGCAGACCTGTTTATTTCTCTCCATGCCAATGCCACCGCAAATGGTAAGGCTTCGGGCATAGAAACTTATTTTCTAAATCTGTCCAAAAACAATCAGGCTGCAGAAGTTGCTGCACGGGAGAACGGTACCAGCTTGCAGGAGGTGGGAAACCTGGAGGCGATCCTTTTTGATTTGATGGCGAATGCCAAAATTAATGAATCCAGTCGCTTGGCTGCTGAAGTGCAACAATCCCTTGTCTCCGGTCTGCGTTCACACTATAGCCGTGTCAAGGATCATGGCGTTAAACAGGGCCCTTTTCATGTTTTGCTTGGAGCAACGATGCCTTCAGTGTTGATAGAAGCAGGATTCATCAGCAATTCCCGCGATGAAAAACGCCTTGCTTCTGCCAATTATCAAAAACATGTGGCCTCGGCAATCGTTGCAGGTGTTGAGAGTTATTCTTCCACGATAGGTCAGGTTGCCAAACGATGA